From one Bacteroides eggerthii genomic stretch:
- a CDS encoding NUDIX domain-containing protein has translation MEHPLSQFRYCPKCGSEHFDIHNEKSKQCKDCGFVYYFNPSSASVALILNKQNELLVCRRAKEPAKGTLDLPGGFIDMAETGEEGVAREVKEETGMTVTQAEYLFSLPNIYIYSGFPVHTLDMFFRCTVADTLHLKAMDDAAEVFFLPLKEIRPEDFGLASIRKGLQMFLTGIS, from the coding sequence ATGGAACATCCTCTTTCCCAATTCAGATACTGTCCGAAATGTGGTTCGGAGCATTTCGACATTCACAATGAGAAATCAAAGCAATGCAAGGATTGCGGATTCGTCTACTATTTCAACCCTTCTTCCGCCAGCGTAGCCCTGATACTGAACAAACAAAACGAATTGCTGGTGTGCCGTCGCGCCAAAGAACCGGCTAAAGGAACACTGGACCTGCCTGGCGGCTTCATCGACATGGCGGAAACCGGCGAGGAAGGCGTAGCGCGTGAAGTGAAAGAAGAAACAGGCATGACGGTGACACAAGCCGAATATCTGTTTTCGTTGCCGAACATTTACATATACTCAGGATTTCCCGTACATACGCTGGACATGTTTTTCCGCTGTACGGTAGCGGATACCCTGCATCTCAAGGCAATGGACGATGCCGCAGAAGTGTTCTTCCTGCCTCTGAAAGAAATACGCCCGGAAGATTTCGGACTGGCATCCATTCGCAAAGGCCTGCAAATGTTCCTGACCGGCATATCCTAA